From Sinorhizobium sp. RAC02, a single genomic window includes:
- a CDS encoding LLM class flavin-dependent oxidoreductase codes for MKFAVSLTMERFSPDVPMATVKNNLLTLARMADEGGFEMLWTAEHHTLECTISPNPFQTLVWLAQHTDNIRLGTSTLVAPYWNPIRLAGESALCDHLTNGRLEFGIARGSYQYEFDRMAGGMPQQEGVAYLKELVPAVKKLWAGDYAHDGHYWKFPVTAAVPKPLQQPHPRIWVAARDPGTFDWAIANGASILSTPLSAPAAEIQVLSDKFHRAVADHPEVPRPRFMMQRRTCVYDRPDGWERAVQHSMDYGRAFENLMQNVGTVQDGFPEAVPYEAVRGKENYNPENIRKNLMFGTPDEVIEKLMVFEAAGVDQYCLGLTFNLLFELQKRTIELFVKEVMPVFAARENERKRAVAGR; via the coding sequence ATGAAGTTCGCAGTCTCGCTCACGATGGAACGCTTCTCGCCGGATGTGCCGATGGCCACGGTGAAGAACAACCTCCTGACGCTGGCCCGCATGGCAGACGAGGGCGGTTTCGAGATGCTCTGGACGGCGGAGCACCACACGCTCGAATGCACGATCTCGCCGAACCCGTTCCAGACGCTCGTCTGGCTGGCGCAGCACACGGACAATATCCGGCTCGGCACTTCGACGCTGGTCGCGCCGTATTGGAACCCGATCCGGCTCGCCGGCGAATCCGCGCTCTGCGACCACCTGACGAACGGCCGCCTGGAATTTGGCATCGCGCGCGGTTCCTACCAGTACGAATTCGACCGGATGGCCGGCGGCATGCCGCAGCAGGAGGGCGTCGCCTATCTGAAGGAGCTGGTGCCGGCGGTGAAGAAGCTGTGGGCCGGCGACTATGCCCATGACGGACACTACTGGAAGTTCCCGGTGACCGCCGCCGTGCCGAAACCGTTGCAGCAGCCGCACCCGCGCATCTGGGTCGCCGCGCGCGATCCCGGTACCTTCGACTGGGCAATCGCCAACGGCGCCAGCATCCTTTCGACGCCGCTTTCCGCCCCGGCTGCGGAAATCCAGGTTCTTTCCGACAAGTTTCACCGCGCGGTGGCGGACCATCCGGAGGTGCCGCGTCCTCGTTTCATGATGCAGCGGCGCACCTGCGTCTACGATCGGCCGGACGGCTGGGAGAGGGCCGTGCAGCACAGCATGGACTATGGCCGCGCCTTCGAGAACCTGATGCAGAATGTCGGTACCGTGCAGGACGGTTTTCCGGAGGCCGTGCCTTATGAAGCGGTGCGGGGCAAGGAAAACTACAATCCGGAAAACATCCGCAAGAACCTGATGTTCGGCACGCCGGACGAGGTGATCGAGAAGCTGATGGTCTTCGAGGCGGCCGGTGTCGACCAATATTGCCTCGGCCTCACCTTCAACCTGCTCTTCGAACTGCAAAAGCGCACGATCGAGCTTTTCGTGAAGGAAGTCATGCCCGTCTTCGCCGCGCGCGAAAATGAGCGCAAACGGGCAGTTGCGGGGCGCTGA
- a CDS encoding alpha/beta fold hydrolase, whose amino-acid sequence MGKALEHRVGEVTLNYRIDGDGGEPLVCIHGVGSYLEAWSGVVERLKDRFTILTFDLRGHGRSSRIKGRYEIDDFVAETLALADKAGFSTFNLAGFSLGGLIAQRLALTHLPRLRRLVLLSTVAGRTPEERERVLARLAALQAGTPSDHHNASLSRWLTEGFQDAHPDTIAWLRARDAENDPDCYTSAYRVLAETDFGGFLDQIRCPTLIATGEDDVGSNPRMARYMHERIPGSTLAIFPGLRHSILIEAPDVVADTMATFLTKKEAADG is encoded by the coding sequence ATGGGCAAGGCGCTGGAGCACAGGGTCGGCGAGGTTACGCTCAACTATCGCATTGATGGCGACGGCGGCGAACCGCTCGTCTGCATCCATGGGGTCGGTTCCTATCTGGAGGCCTGGTCGGGCGTGGTGGAGCGGTTGAAGGACCGCTTCACGATCCTCACCTTCGATCTCAGGGGACACGGCCGGTCGAGCCGTATCAAGGGTCGCTACGAGATCGATGATTTTGTCGCCGAGACTCTGGCACTTGCCGACAAGGCCGGTTTTTCGACCTTCAATCTCGCCGGTTTTTCGCTCGGCGGCCTGATCGCCCAGCGCCTCGCGTTGACGCATCTTCCGCGGCTGCGGCGGCTCGTGCTGCTCTCCACGGTCGCTGGCCGGACGCCGGAGGAGCGCGAACGCGTTCTGGCGCGGCTCGCGGCTTTGCAGGCCGGTACGCCATCCGACCACCACAATGCCTCGCTGTCCCGCTGGCTGACGGAAGGTTTCCAGGACGCGCACCCCGACACCATCGCCTGGCTTCGGGCGCGCGATGCGGAGAACGACCCGGATTGTTACACTTCCGCCTACCGGGTGCTCGCAGAAACGGATTTCGGCGGTTTTCTCGACCAGATCCGCTGCCCGACGCTGATTGCAACCGGCGAGGACGATGTAGGCTCTAATCCGCGCATGGCCCGCTACATGCACGAGCGCATTCCCGGTTCGACGCTCGCCATCTTCCCCGGCCTGCGCCATTCCATCCTGATCGAAGCCCCGGACGTCGTGGCCGACACCATGGCCACGTTCCTGACAAAGAAGGAGGCGGCCGATGGATGA
- a CDS encoding alpha/beta fold hydrolase, whose product MATEQVHVIGHVAAEPAEVWAVVGNFCGAWHPAIAEMRLERDARGALIRAFTAKGEDTLYREQLTYRSDSDRVLAYTHLEGIAGAERYDARLQVFADETGGSRIEWSARLSASADRAPAIAAGTKAIFEMDIAALDDIAGTSASDDIPSVEQPDAALESVFIAGEPKLALTVTPQRPGPLVLFLHGIGGARTNWLAQLHAVAPTLRAAALDLRGYGESRLGPSQSTVEDYCDDIRRVAEALGATRLVLCGLSYGSWIATSFAMRHPEMLAGLVLSGGCTGMSEAEVAEREAFRTAREVPLDAGKTPADFAPAVVDVLAGPNAGEAVRQALFTSMAAIPAATYRDALHCFTHPPERFDFSRLTMPVLMMTGRFDRLAAPEEIRGVANRIAEVAPRACVRFEVIEDAGHVCNVERPGAYNRVLGEFLSEIAR is encoded by the coding sequence ATGGCGACGGAGCAGGTTCACGTCATCGGGCATGTTGCGGCAGAACCTGCCGAGGTCTGGGCCGTTGTCGGCAATTTCTGCGGCGCCTGGCATCCGGCGATCGCGGAAATGCGCCTGGAGCGTGATGCGCGCGGCGCGCTCATCCGCGCCTTCACCGCGAAGGGTGAGGACACGCTGTATCGCGAGCAGCTCACCTACCGCTCCGACAGCGACCGGGTGCTCGCTTATACGCATCTGGAGGGTATTGCGGGCGCGGAACGCTACGATGCCCGACTACAGGTCTTTGCCGACGAAACGGGGGGCAGCCGCATCGAGTGGTCGGCACGGCTCTCCGCTTCCGCCGATCGCGCTCCGGCCATCGCCGCCGGCACGAAGGCGATCTTTGAGATGGACATAGCGGCTCTGGACGACATCGCCGGGACATCGGCCTCGGATGATATTCCCTCTGTCGAGCAGCCAGACGCCGCACTCGAAAGCGTCTTCATCGCTGGCGAGCCGAAATTGGCGCTGACGGTCACGCCGCAAAGGCCGGGTCCGCTGGTACTTTTCCTGCACGGCATCGGCGGTGCGCGGACGAACTGGCTGGCCCAGCTCCACGCGGTCGCGCCGACCCTGCGGGCTGCGGCACTTGACCTGCGCGGCTACGGCGAGAGCCGGCTCGGCCCGTCACAAAGCACGGTGGAGGACTATTGCGACGATATCCGGCGTGTCGCCGAGGCGCTTGGCGCGACGCGCCTTGTGCTCTGCGGTCTCTCCTATGGATCCTGGATCGCTACGTCCTTCGCCATGCGTCATCCGGAAATGCTGGCGGGCCTCGTCCTGTCCGGCGGCTGCACCGGCATGTCTGAGGCCGAGGTGGCGGAGCGCGAGGCATTCCGAACGGCGCGCGAAGTTCCGCTCGATGCGGGCAAGACGCCGGCCGATTTTGCACCTGCGGTCGTGGATGTCCTGGCGGGTCCAAATGCGGGCGAGGCGGTGCGGCAGGCGCTGTTCACCTCCATGGCAGCCATTCCCGCTGCGACCTATCGCGATGCGCTCCATTGTTTCACCCACCCGCCGGAGCGTTTCGATTTCTCCCGGCTCACCATGCCGGTATTGATGATGACGGGACGGTTCGACCGGCTTGCTGCCCCCGAGGAGATCCGCGGCGTTGCCAACCGGATCGCGGAAGTGGCGCCGCGCGCCTGTGTGCGTTTCGAGGTCATCGAGGACGCCGGGCATGTCTGCAATGTCGAGCGTCCCGGCGCCTATAACAGGGTGCTCGGCGAATTCCTGTCGGAGATCGCGCGATGA
- a CDS encoding amino acid ABC transporter permease, producing the protein MLYPDTVESDVLVHKPWFVAGLFAVVFAVFLAFDLTGTSLGDLMRPVIGDPAESGVYGRFAIAFVIAVTLCLNIVLIGFAPLKVQVAVVWSELLLLFLAFFTTFNLSLPFMAEKLPFLITQGLFTTIYVSAISIVIASAIAILGAVAKLSTNGFAYAIASFYTSFFRGLPLLMQVYLIYLGLPQIGFVIDAVPAGILALSLCYGAYMTEIFRSGIQSIDRGQWEASRSIGFGFGVTMRKIILPQALPVIIPPTGNQFISMLKDSSLVSVIGVWELMFLARTLGQKSFQHMEMLISAAMLYWIVSIGLELIQSRIERHYARSKVR; encoded by the coding sequence ATGCTGTATCCGGATACCGTCGAATCCGACGTTCTTGTCCACAAGCCCTGGTTCGTCGCCGGTCTTTTTGCGGTGGTTTTCGCCGTCTTTCTCGCGTTCGACCTGACGGGAACGTCGCTTGGCGACCTGATGCGGCCGGTGATCGGCGATCCCGCTGAAAGCGGCGTGTACGGCCGCTTTGCCATCGCCTTCGTCATCGCGGTGACCTTGTGCCTCAACATCGTGCTGATCGGCTTTGCGCCGCTGAAGGTGCAGGTCGCGGTCGTCTGGTCCGAGCTGCTGCTGCTCTTCCTCGCCTTTTTCACGACCTTCAATCTCAGCCTGCCGTTCATGGCCGAAAAGCTGCCTTTCCTCATCACGCAGGGGCTTTTCACGACGATCTATGTCTCCGCGATCTCGATCGTCATCGCGTCAGCCATCGCCATCCTTGGCGCGGTCGCAAAATTGTCGACCAACGGCTTTGCCTATGCGATCGCGAGTTTCTACACGTCGTTCTTCCGCGGCCTGCCACTTCTGATGCAGGTCTATCTCATCTATCTCGGCCTGCCGCAGATCGGCTTCGTCATCGATGCCGTGCCCGCCGGCATCCTGGCGCTCTCGCTCTGCTACGGTGCCTATATGACGGAAATCTTCCGTTCCGGCATCCAGAGCATCGACCGCGGCCAGTGGGAGGCCTCGCGCTCCATCGGCTTCGGCTTCGGCGTCACCATGCGCAAGATCATCCTGCCGCAGGCGCTGCCCGTCATCATTCCGCCAACCGGCAACCAATTCATCTCCATGCTGAAGGACAGTTCACTCGTCTCGGTCATCGGGGTCTGGGAACTGATGTTCCTGGCACGCACGCTCGGCCAGAAAAGCTTCCAGCACATGGAAATGCTGATTTCCGCCGCCATGCTCTACTGGATCGTGTCGATTGGACTCGAACTCATCCAGTCGCGCATCGAACGCCACTACGCGAGGAGCAAAGTGCGATGA
- a CDS encoding carboxymuconolactone decarboxylase family protein — MDEALRKQGEAVRRRVLGDDYVDRATKGADAFAAPLQDLLNEYCWGMAWTDDGLDLKQRSLLNLGMLAASNRMHEFGLHFRGAIRNGLTDRELQAALVQIAVYCGVPAGVEAFRVARAVRAEMAGEGPA; from the coding sequence ATGGATGAGGCGCTGCGCAAACAAGGCGAGGCCGTGCGGCGACGCGTGCTTGGCGACGACTATGTCGACCGCGCCACGAAAGGCGCCGATGCCTTCGCCGCGCCTCTGCAGGATCTCTTGAATGAGTATTGCTGGGGCATGGCCTGGACGGATGACGGCCTCGATCTCAAGCAGCGCAGTCTTCTCAACCTCGGCATGCTGGCGGCAAGCAACCGCATGCACGAATTCGGCCTTCATTTTCGCGGCGCGATCCGCAACGGCCTGACGGACAGGGAACTCCAGGCGGCGCTGGTGCAAATCGCGGTCTATTGCGGCGTGCCGGCCGGCGTCGAGGCTTTTCGCGTGGCGCGCGCGGTGCGGGCCGAGATGGCCGGGGAAGGACCGGCTTGA
- a CDS encoding peptidase M29, which produces MLQERIEGKWLACFRRVFVLNGIGRATRVAIVAETQSRPVLVQLADIACHDLGADYCMITMPTPRQTAPVPVKSTGTSLAIQGNRAAIEAMKQCEVIVDCTVEGMIHAAEWPEIEAAGARILVVCNEHPEILERCEPKAELGPKVALGIQMLREAKEMRVTSAAGTDLFIDLTDAPCGGTPGFGTTPGAVAHWPGGLCLAFPGPGTVNGRIVMDVGDMNLTFKNYLTSRIDFTVENDFVKEIKGDGLDAELFRDYMDAWEDPLAYGFSHVGWGMNPAARWVSGALYDKRDMQAVEFRAWAGNFLWSTGANQYAGRFTEGHFDLPMRKCTITLDGVAVVRDGRLQGDLVL; this is translated from the coding sequence ATGCTGCAGGAGCGCATTGAGGGGAAGTGGCTTGCCTGCTTCCGGCGCGTATTCGTGCTCAATGGAATTGGCCGCGCAACGCGCGTGGCGATCGTCGCGGAGACGCAGTCGCGGCCCGTGCTGGTCCAGCTTGCGGATATCGCTTGCCACGATCTCGGCGCGGACTATTGCATGATCACCATGCCGACGCCGCGGCAGACGGCGCCCGTGCCGGTCAAATCCACAGGCACCTCACTCGCCATCCAAGGCAACCGCGCGGCGATCGAGGCCATGAAGCAGTGCGAGGTGATCGTCGACTGCACCGTGGAAGGCATGATCCATGCCGCCGAATGGCCGGAGATCGAGGCGGCCGGTGCACGCATCCTCGTGGTCTGCAACGAGCATCCGGAAATCCTCGAGCGTTGCGAACCCAAGGCCGAACTCGGCCCCAAGGTGGCGCTCGGCATCCAGATGCTGCGCGAGGCGAAGGAAATGCGCGTCACCTCGGCGGCCGGAACGGACCTCTTCATCGACCTTACGGATGCGCCCTGCGGCGGAACGCCGGGCTTCGGCACGACGCCGGGAGCCGTCGCGCACTGGCCGGGCGGCCTTTGCCTCGCATTCCCGGGGCCGGGCACCGTCAACGGACGCATCGTCATGGACGTCGGCGACATGAACCTGACCTTCAAGAATTATCTGACCAGCCGCATCGATTTCACCGTCGAGAACGATTTCGTCAAGGAAATCAAAGGCGACGGATTGGATGCTGAACTGTTCCGCGACTACATGGACGCCTGGGAGGACCCGTTGGCCTACGGGTTCTCGCATGTCGGCTGGGGCATGAACCCCGCTGCCCGCTGGGTGTCCGGCGCGCTCTACGACAAGCGCGACATGCAGGCCGTCGAGTTTCGCGCCTGGGCCGGCAATTTCCTCTGGTCGACAGGTGCCAACCAATATGCCGGCCGCTTCACCGAAGGGCATTTCGACCTGCCGATGCGCAAGTGCACGATTACGCTGGATGGCGTTGCCGTGGTGAGGGACGGCCGTCTCCAGGGCGACCTCGTTCTCTGA
- a CDS encoding acyl-CoA dehydrogenase family protein encodes MSEPADYYDLSRIRPDVLAVLTRINELGRERFAPRAKGIDDEASFPVENYRDLAAEGFLTLTVPKEFGGHGFSLGEYAMVGAEIGKYCGATALTFNMHNSSMMWSRFMYELPNLTDEDRAAFAPLRERQFRRAVKEQGIYSQPISEAGQNWTSKPAQTACRKVDGGWRINGFKKFASLAGYCDYYSIVCTEHFEGIEPRHEDTMIFVVHKDAPGLSVTGSWDPLGMRGTNSRDLVLKDVFVTEDDLMMPRGIFIKTLPHWPHMMATLSPTYMGVAQGAFDFTVAYLRGEVPGQLAADRRMFGTKRITVGKMYTQLAAMRALWWQAFMEAQGFPTKAQVLRMYAAQYTVMEGVQEIAALAIRTCGGQSMLKTLPLERMYRDSRCGALMLPYTSEIMEDYLSVLTLYDTDELDKAPGDEGGARSSLWRGTGGTLKGLR; translated from the coding sequence ATGAGCGAACCTGCAGATTATTACGACCTTTCCCGTATCCGGCCCGACGTGCTGGCGGTTCTCACACGCATCAACGAACTCGGCCGCGAACGCTTTGCGCCGCGCGCCAAGGGAATAGACGACGAAGCGTCCTTTCCGGTCGAGAACTACAGGGACCTGGCCGCCGAGGGCTTTCTCACCCTGACGGTTCCCAAGGAGTTCGGCGGCCACGGCTTCAGCCTCGGCGAATATGCAATGGTCGGGGCGGAAATCGGCAAATATTGCGGTGCCACCGCACTCACCTTCAACATGCACAATTCCTCGATGATGTGGTCGCGGTTCATGTATGAGCTGCCCAATCTGACGGACGAGGACCGTGCCGCCTTCGCGCCGCTGCGCGAACGCCAGTTCCGTCGTGCCGTCAAGGAACAGGGCATCTATTCGCAGCCGATTTCCGAGGCCGGGCAGAACTGGACCTCCAAGCCGGCGCAGACCGCCTGCCGCAAGGTCGATGGTGGCTGGCGCATCAATGGCTTCAAGAAGTTCGCCTCGCTCGCCGGCTATTGCGACTACTATTCCATCGTCTGCACCGAGCATTTCGAGGGCATCGAGCCACGCCACGAGGACACGATGATCTTCGTCGTGCACAAGGACGCGCCGGGCCTCTCGGTCACCGGCAGCTGGGATCCGCTCGGCATGCGCGGCACCAACAGCCGCGACCTCGTGCTCAAGGATGTCTTCGTCACCGAGGATGACCTGATGATGCCGCGCGGCATCTTCATCAAGACCCTGCCGCACTGGCCGCACATGATGGCAACGCTATCGCCCACCTATATGGGTGTGGCGCAGGGCGCCTTCGATTTCACGGTCGCCTATTTGCGCGGCGAGGTGCCCGGCCAGCTGGCCGCTGACCGGCGCATGTTCGGCACGAAGCGCATCACCGTCGGCAAGATGTACACCCAGCTCGCCGCGATGCGGGCACTGTGGTGGCAGGCTTTCATGGAGGCCCAGGGGTTTCCGACAAAGGCGCAGGTGCTGCGCATGTACGCCGCCCAGTACACTGTCATGGAAGGCGTGCAGGAGATCGCAGCGCTCGCCATCCGGACCTGCGGCGGCCAATCCATGCTGAAAACCCTGCCGCTGGAACGCATGTATCGCGATAGTCGCTGCGGGGCGCTGATGTTGCCCTACACGTCCGAAATCATGGAGGACTACCTTTCCGTCCTCACGCTCTATGACACGGACGAACTCGACAAGGCGCCCGGCGACGAGGGCGGTGCGCGCTCCTCGCTGTGGCGGGGTACGGGCGGCACGCTCAAGGGGCTTCGCTGA
- a CDS encoding transporter substrate-binding domain-containing protein, with the protein MMKISTVAALAASIALSLAAVPAKAGEVLDRVLAAKTLKVATDANWAPQSFVNDKNEMDGFDVDVAKEIGKHLGVSVEFVTPGWDIITAGKWQGRWDMHIGSMTPTKARAELFDFPAVYYYTPAAVAVHKDSKAGKLEDIEGKSVGVTATSTFEAYANQDLTLDAAGAPAFNYAFKPGQVKSYANSTTAFDDLRLGDGTRLDAVVSSLPSILDAEKAGYPIKQLGKPVFFEPLAVAVEHGDAELSTKIAEAVKTMQADGTLSKLSVKWYGVDYTVTQ; encoded by the coding sequence ATGATGAAAATTTCGACAGTTGCGGCGCTCGCCGCCTCTATTGCTCTTTCGCTTGCCGCCGTGCCCGCCAAGGCCGGCGAAGTGCTGGACCGCGTGCTCGCTGCCAAGACGCTGAAGGTCGCGACGGACGCCAACTGGGCACCACAATCCTTCGTCAACGACAAGAACGAGATGGACGGCTTCGACGTCGATGTCGCCAAGGAGATCGGCAAGCATCTCGGTGTTTCCGTCGAATTCGTGACGCCGGGCTGGGACATCATCACCGCCGGCAAGTGGCAGGGTCGCTGGGACATGCATATCGGATCGATGACGCCGACCAAGGCGCGTGCCGAACTCTTCGATTTCCCAGCCGTCTATTATTACACCCCAGCAGCTGTCGCCGTGCACAAGGACAGTAAGGCCGGAAAGCTCGAGGATATCGAGGGCAAAAGTGTGGGCGTGACGGCGACCTCTACCTTCGAGGCCTATGCCAACCAGGACCTGACGCTAGATGCCGCTGGCGCGCCGGCTTTTAACTACGCATTCAAGCCGGGTCAGGTGAAATCCTACGCCAACTCGACGACCGCCTTCGATGACCTGCGCCTTGGCGATGGCACGCGTCTCGACGCCGTCGTTTCGTCGCTGCCGAGCATTCTCGATGCTGAAAAGGCTGGTTACCCGATCAAGCAGCTCGGCAAGCCGGTGTTCTTCGAGCCGCTGGCGGTCGCCGTCGAACACGGCGACGCGGAGCTGAGCACAAAGATCGCCGAGGCCGTCAAGACCATGCAGGCGGATGGCACGCTGAGCAAGCTGTCTGTCAAGTGGTACGGCGTCGACTACACGGTCACCCAGTAA
- a CDS encoding TetR/AcrR family transcriptional regulator, producing MTALPKRQQNRILRERRILDAALKIFSEKGFVSASMDDIAAEAELTKPTLYQYFPSKDELFTAMMTQERDHMLESFEYPSASGMVAELYAFSWHYADVVLRPDMLNLARLIIGEAQRLPDVGRAYQASGPDRVLAGMITYLERQRGAGRLVFDDAELAAEDLWGLILSAPRNKALHIPDAVPDRATIERYIRNGLGVFLRAYSTASEKDLAVLSSLKPPPATETE from the coding sequence ATGACCGCTCTACCGAAACGCCAGCAGAACCGCATTCTTCGCGAACGCCGCATCCTCGACGCCGCGCTCAAGATCTTCTCGGAGAAGGGTTTCGTCAGCGCCTCGATGGACGACATCGCGGCCGAGGCGGAGCTGACCAAGCCGACGCTCTACCAGTATTTTCCGTCGAAAGACGAGCTCTTCACCGCCATGATGACCCAGGAACGGGACCACATGCTTGAATCCTTCGAGTATCCCTCCGCCTCGGGCATGGTGGCCGAGCTCTATGCCTTTTCGTGGCATTATGCCGATGTCGTGCTGCGACCGGACATGCTGAACCTCGCCCGGCTGATCATCGGTGAAGCGCAGCGCTTGCCCGATGTCGGCCGTGCCTATCAGGCGTCGGGTCCTGACCGGGTGCTCGCCGGCATGATCACCTATCTCGAACGGCAGCGCGGGGCCGGCCGGCTCGTCTTTGACGATGCCGAGCTCGCGGCAGAAGACCTCTGGGGCCTGATCCTCTCGGCACCACGCAACAAGGCGCTGCACATTCCCGATGCCGTGCCCGACCGGGCGACCATCGAACGCTACATCCGCAACGGGCTCGGCGTGTTCCTGCGCGCCTATTCCACCGCTTCAGAAAAAGACCTCGCCGTCCTCTCATCCCTCAAGCCGCCGCCGGCCACCGAAACGGAGTGA
- a CDS encoding amino acid ABC transporter ATP-binding protein — translation MSDTIIDVRNVSKWYGAFRVLTDVNLTVQKGERIVICGPSGSGKSTLIRCFNRLEAHQQGDIVVNGITLHDKMREVGAVRKNVGMVFQHFNLFPHMTVLMNCMVGPMWIKGVSQAEARKTALQFLERVRIPEQANKYPVQLSGGQQQRVAIARSLCMQPAVMLFDEPTSALDPEMVSEVLETMTSLAREGMTMVCVTHEMAFARAVADRVIFMNAGQIVEQGKPEDFFSNPQHERTKLFLSQILKH, via the coding sequence ATGAGCGACACGATTATCGATGTGCGCAACGTTTCCAAATGGTACGGCGCCTTCCGCGTGCTGACCGATGTGAATCTCACCGTGCAAAAGGGCGAGCGCATCGTCATTTGCGGCCCATCGGGTTCGGGAAAATCGACGCTCATTCGCTGCTTCAATCGGCTGGAGGCGCACCAGCAGGGCGACATCGTCGTCAACGGCATCACCCTGCACGACAAGATGCGTGAGGTCGGCGCGGTGCGAAAGAACGTCGGCATGGTGTTCCAGCACTTCAACCTCTTCCCGCATATGACGGTGCTGATGAACTGCATGGTCGGGCCGATGTGGATCAAGGGCGTTTCCCAGGCGGAAGCCCGCAAGACGGCGCTGCAATTCCTGGAGCGCGTGCGCATTCCCGAGCAGGCGAACAAATATCCGGTGCAGCTTTCCGGCGGCCAGCAGCAGCGCGTGGCAATCGCGCGCTCGCTTTGCATGCAACCGGCCGTCATGCTCTTCGACGAGCCGACATCGGCGCTCGATCCCGAAATGGTCTCGGAGGTGCTCGAGACCATGACGAGCCTTGCCCGGGAGGGCATGACGATGGTCTGCGTCACCCATGAAATGGCTTTCGCCCGCGCGGTTGCCGATCGGGTGATTTTCATGAATGCAGGACAGATCGTCGAACAGGGCAAGCCGGAAGACTTCTTCAGCAATCCGCAGCACGAACGCACCAAGCTCTTCCTCAGCCAGATCCTCAAACACTGA
- a CDS encoding aldehyde dehydrogenase — protein MKTTVSTIEDSRQQLFIGGEFVAPKGGNYIRSYDPTTGEPWYEFAEADADDVAVAVAAASAAFRNPDWRRMTQTDRGALLRRLAELVRANADALAEIETRDNGKLLKETRAQMRAMPDSYHYFAGMADKLQGDTIPINRLDTLNINLREPFGVVGMITPWNSPLMLLTGTLAPCLAIGNTVVIKPSEHATASTLALAELIHEAGFPAGVVNVVTGTGQSAGEALTRHPGVAKYVFTGSTATGRRIASNAAQNLVPCSMELGGKSPHVVFGDVDIEHAVNGVVSGVFAAAGQTCVAGSRCFVEASVYDRFIDALVARTQRIRVGLPTAEDTDVGPLALADQLSKVAAYVASGVKEGAKVAVGGGRPQKADLAPGGWYFEPTVMVDAQNDMAFMRDELFGPVVGVMPFRDEAEMIELANDTRYGLASGIWTKDIDRALRFANRIEAGTVWINTYRSASFMSANGGFKESGYGRRGGFEVMHEFSRLKNVIIDYSGAMQDPFVIRLK, from the coding sequence ATGAAGACGACAGTCAGCACCATCGAAGATTCGCGCCAGCAGCTGTTCATCGGCGGTGAATTCGTGGCACCAAAGGGCGGCAATTATATCCGGAGCTACGATCCGACGACGGGCGAGCCTTGGTACGAGTTCGCCGAAGCCGATGCGGACGATGTGGCGGTCGCTGTCGCCGCCGCCAGCGCCGCGTTCCGCAATCCTGACTGGCGGCGCATGACGCAGACCGACCGCGGTGCTCTGCTGCGGCGCCTCGCCGAACTCGTCCGCGCCAATGCCGATGCGCTCGCCGAAATCGAGACGCGCGACAATGGCAAGCTTCTGAAAGAGACGCGCGCCCAGATGCGCGCCATGCCCGACAGCTACCACTATTTCGCAGGCATGGCCGACAAGCTGCAGGGCGACACGATCCCGATCAACCGGCTCGACACGCTGAACATCAACCTGCGCGAACCGTTCGGCGTCGTCGGCATGATCACGCCGTGGAATTCTCCGCTGATGCTTTTGACCGGCACGCTGGCGCCGTGCCTTGCCATCGGCAACACCGTCGTCATCAAGCCGTCCGAGCATGCCACGGCGTCCACGCTGGCACTTGCCGAACTGATCCACGAAGCGGGTTTCCCGGCGGGCGTGGTCAATGTGGTGACGGGCACCGGCCAGAGTGCAGGCGAAGCGCTGACCCGTCATCCAGGCGTTGCGAAATACGTCTTCACCGGCAGCACGGCGACCGGCCGGCGCATCGCCAGCAATGCAGCACAGAACCTCGTTCCCTGCTCCATGGAGCTTGGTGGCAAGTCGCCTCACGTCGTTTTCGGCGACGTCGATATCGAGCATGCGGTCAATGGCGTCGTCTCCGGCGTCTTTGCCGCGGCGGGCCAGACCTGCGTTGCCGGCTCGCGCTGCTTCGTCGAGGCGAGCGTCTACGACAGGTTCATCGATGCACTCGTCGCCCGCACGCAGCGTATCCGGGTGGGTCTGCCAACTGCCGAGGATACCGATGTCGGCCCGCTGGCGCTTGCCGACCAACTGTCGAAGGTCGCGGCCTATGTCGCCTCGGGGGTGAAGGAAGGTGCGAAAGTCGCCGTCGGCGGCGGGCGACCGCAGAAGGCCGATCTCGCGCCGGGCGGCTGGTATTTCGAGCCGACGGTCATGGTCGATGCCCAAAACGACATGGCGTTCATGCGCGACGAACTCTTCGGACCCGTGGTGGGCGTCATGCCCTTCCGCGACGAGGCGGAGATGATCGAACTGGCCAACGACACGCGTTACGGCCTCGCTTCCGGCATCTGGACGAAGGACATCGACCGGGCGCTGCGCTTTGCCAACCGCATCGAGGCGGGCACCGTCTGGATCAACACCTACCGCTCAGCCTCCTTCATGTCGGCCAATGGCGGCTTCAAGGAAAGCGGTTACGGCCGGCGCGGTGGCTTCGAGGTCATGCACGAGTTCTCGCGTCTGAAGAACGTCATCATCGACTATTCCGGCGCCATGCAGGACCCCTTCGTCATCCGCCTCAAATAA